The following nucleotide sequence is from Mangifera indica cultivar Alphonso chromosome 17, CATAS_Mindica_2.1, whole genome shotgun sequence.
cgtcaaacagtgaaattcgaaaaaactgaactaaaattcgaattctaaaagttgaaaaaccctagaatggcaacaaacggaaaatctttctgaaatctaaaaaatacgagtcgatatctcgtaaaacgataaaatccgaaaaaacggaactgaaattcgaattgtaaaagttgaaaaaccctagaatggcaacaaacggaaaatccttcagaaatctgaaaaatacgagtcgatatatcataaaacggtgaaattcgaaatctaaaagttgaaaaatgaaaatgcctttacaatgtaaaatatctaaaaacccctcatatttatctaaaattatttgaacccccataatgagtgaggggagttatataaatgaagggaagggtaattttgacattttagaaaaagtttgaaataaataaataaatatcaaaatgcctttataatgtaaaatatccaaaaacccctcatatttatctaaaattacattaaaaccccatagtaagtgggagagttatataaatatgaggggaagggtagttttggtattaaaaaaagtcataggcattttttttttttggaacagtgattttgggcattttggcttgaaaatagtgattttggtatttttgcttaatgggagggcattttggccattttttaaaatttccctatttttaaaaactttcaataaaatcaTTCGGATacgaatttttattatatttattgaattttaacttatttaatataatagttataggttcgattattatgttttaaagtttattcaTCTAATCAATctaggtatttaaaaaaaaatatgttttttgattttataatccaaacacaccttaataatttaaaaatttataaaatatttaatcaattttttcttcCTATCTCTAATCAGCATTAGATACAAATACATAACTTAGAACTTAGAATTTGAAAGTGGTTAATTGATGTGATATGTAACAATGGGACAACCATGTTTTCATCACAAGATTCCATCAAGAACATTTGGAATTTAGATAACATTAATTACGCACGTCTGTCCATTTCGTCTTTATCCTCATTGACATCTACAAATAACTTCGATTctagaaattcaaatttatatatttatataatgatagtCAGCCACaaacattacaaaaatatataaataaacaaataaataaataaataaaaggtttCGAACTTCGTTcatcattattaattttattgttttcatttatttattaaaataaaataatacatttgaAGAATAACACCTCAAAGtacatgaattttgaaaatataaagtttGTGCAGAAGGAGATGTTCACTTAGTGGTGGATAGGACTTGACCGGATATGGATCAAATCCATAGCTCAGTTTGAtggaataaattttaaattaaagttttaatttgataatttgattcgaaattaacttatttaatcatttatttgatgatattattcaaCTCGTTGGGGGACATTGTTGGTGACACTAATGATCCTATACAACAACTTGAATGTGATTTGAGTTTGGGTTGATCACAGATCAGTTCAGATAAAATACACTTCTAATGTTTAGGTCATTAATTTAGGGATGAACTTGAACTGAGTTGgcttagttttgaaagttagcTTAACCTAGTTTGACCcaacttgaattcaaatcgagttagaGTCAGGatgatcaattaattttttaaattaaatcaaactcaagttaagaGAAGTTTGGTTCAATCCAACTTACGAATCAAGGAATTGTTTGAACTTAACtcataacttgattcaaattgattatatgaaataattgtcaaaataatatcattttgctCATTATTggtaaaacgatattattttgttaatgaattgtaAACTCATACCATAAATCTAATTTATAAGATTCGAATTATGAACCCAAAccagatttgaattaaataaaattaaacttttttaaaaaccaaatttgatttgattttaactaTATTTACTTGTGTTATCAATGGACAttgtttaaaccaaattaattttggttatacaaactcaaactaaatcatttttatttaaactaaactcaaataatatatattcaaactcGATTCGATTCGATCTATATTTACTTGTGTTATCAATGGACATTGTTAGCATAAAATGAGGTGAATCACATCGTGGAGACAGGCTTATTTGGCCTCACGCAACCACTTAGATGCATGTTCAGCAacagataataataataatcaaatgaatgaaaataaaacaataaaataatagatttataaaaattttgactgTTGATCGGAGCAACAGATCTTCTCCGGGACTATGGGGATTTCTTACACATGGGACATCATATTATGATCCCATTTTAAATCAGAAACATTTTCATCTGTACTGCAAATTATGATCAATCAGGTTGGGGTTTCAAAgatataacaattaaaaatacgtttaactttgaaatattcaaatgatatattgttacgtgattgaataattttaaattaaaaataaaataatatataatttcatgataatattgttttatttgatcaagaacttatttaaaaaataaaactgcaACTATTTAATGTTAGGTGGAAAACCCACATGGGATACATGCattattaatgaattatgtTTAGAGGCAAAATCTCAGTCAGGATTCACTGTGTCATCAATTAATGGATGCAAAAGTTGAGTTTGAGGCTAAATTTGTCTcgtaaaatttgataaatgtgTTCTTTATTTCTGCCTTTCTGGGTTCATGTCACTCTTTGCAGTGGCATGACATCTCAACAACAAAAAAGATTAATCAAGGTCCCCAGTACGACAATGGAAACACaagttttgataaattatatttattttttcacaacaacttcttcttcttcgtcttgtTTTGGAAGGACTTTGTCTAGTTACAGTTCCCTGTGCAAGTCTCTTATAAGGTAATGATGCTATGATGATTAAAATCTGAGTTGATTTATAGAAATACATAAAATGGATGGCAGCATGAGCATGCATGCACGCACATGCCTGGAGCATATTAGGTATTATggaagaattaaataaataaaatatgcaagACTGTAAGCAGTTAACAATGGCAGACTTCTCGGGATTATTTGGCTAAGTGAATcgtattttcttttccttcatttcTGTCTCTACAGAATCTTTCCTATTGTTTATTCATGGATAGCGTATTATAAACTATTTGAGTCGGCAGCTCGTTGCTTGCACTTTCAAAGAGGATCTTGTACAGTTCAGAATTAATGGCATTGcaaatattattatctaatcgGTGATAGAAAGTTAGGTGGAAGATTTACTCGCTTAAGTTTCAGAGAGTTGGAAGAGCATCATCTTTTCCCTGCCGAAGGAACAGAAAAAGATACAGACGTTAATATagcatgaaaatgaaaatacggataacttgaaaaaacagaaacaaaaacattaaaaaatattttttgaaaaccataaatgaaaaaacacagcaaaacgtataaatataaaaaatcatattatttttttctaaataaagaaattcataaagaaataaaataacttgtatttaaaagaaaatataccaactttttagtaataataaagtatgtatttaatacttttaatattttccgatagtttaaacaaaaaaaagagaagatgaatATTAAAGTTACGattcaaaattataaagataagtgatatataaaatcaatttttaatttattaaaaaacatatgttttaaatttttttatatttctgaaaCATCCTTAAATGTTTCATATCGGTTTTGGGgtatttattattacaaaaggaaaagaaaggcaCCATAAGGTAAGTTTTTGGACTTGCTACACAGACATTGTTGTATCTCTCTGTCCATCCAAGAGAAAGAGAGACATTTCATGAATATCAGAAACTAAGCTGGTTCTGCAGAATCATATATATGTTATAGCTTGTGAATCGGCATTGCCTGGAGACGGGGAAATGGAGAATGGTGGATCTTTTAGAGCCAACAGTGGACGTTTAGGCAGTCCTCACATATGGAGGAACAGTACCATGGAAGCCTTTACAAAGTCTTCCCAaggagaagatgatgaagaagctTTGAAATGGGCAGCTATTGAAAAACTTCCAACGTATTTACGTATACAGAGAGGCATACTCACTGAAGCTGAAGGCCAGGCAAGAGAGATTGATATCAAAAGTCTTGGATTGATTGAGAGGCGGAATCTGATTGAGAGGCTTGTCAAAATTGCTGAAGAAGATAATGAAAAGTTCTTGTTGAAGCTCAAGGAACGCATTGATAGGTAAATTTCATCAATCCATAGAATAAATTTATCTTCTTCTCACATTTGTTTGGAATGAATGAtgttctcttgtttttcaaaaaCCCAGAGTTGGGCTTGATATTCCTACAATTGAAGTCCGGTTTGAGCATATAAATGTCGAAGCAGAAGCTTATATTGGAAGCAGAGCTTTGCCTACAATCTTCAACTCCATTGTTAATACCTTGGAGGTAACTCATATTCAAGGATCTTGCAGTCATCTTTctgttttttcttgtttaaacAGGAGATTTGCTTTATGTTTTATATCTACAGGGGTTCTTGAATTATCTTCACATTCTTCCAAGTAGAAAAAAGTCATTACCAATTCTTCATGATGTTAGTGGAATCATCAAACCTCGAAGGTGAAAAGACATTAATCATCTAAGAATATCAACAGATTTCAAAAGGATTTCATTGTAACTTAATTGATTTAACTTTTTCAGAATGACATTGCTTCTAGGCCCTCCAAGTTCAGGAAAGACCACATTACTATTGACTTTGGCAGGAAAACTTGGAAAAGACTTGAAAGTAAGGAAACTACACAGTTCTTTGTATGTTTCTTCtgattttttaacttaaaattctaAGATGGGCACTTCTAAAAATTCAGTTTTCGGGGAGAGTTACATATAATGGACATGGGATGGAAGAGTTTGTACCACAGAGGACATCAGCTTACATAAGTCAATATGATTTGCATATTGGAGAAATGACAGTAAGAGAAACATTGGCTTTCTCAGCAAGATGTCAAGGGGTCGGTCCCCGTTATGGTCAGTAAACTGAATTTTAACTTGTATGTCTTTTTCCTCGGTCCTAGCTAGTTGACcgttgaattttcaaattccgTTGATTTGCAGAGACGTTGGCAGAACTATCAAGAAGAGAAAAGGCTGCAAATATCAAACCAGATCCTGATATTGATCTTTACATGAAGGCAAGATAATCTTTAGAAAAATGACTACTAAAGCATGttgtattttgttttcatttttgttaatgattaatttattttgcaGGCAGCATCACTGGAAGGGCAGGAGACAAATGTAGTTACAGACTATGTTCTTAAGGTCTCAATTTATAATCCaagtgaaaatttaagaaacaaTTACAGAGACAATTGGATATATGATATTTGCATTTGtttgttttaacaatttttcagattttgggTCTTGAAGTATGTGCTGACACCATGGTGGGAGATGAAATGATTCGAGGCATCTCTGGTGGACAAAAGAAGCGAGTCACTACAGGTGAAACATGAAAAATTCACAGTAATTCAAACTAGCTtggattttctttttgcttaatttgtatatttgtaCAATATGGTATAGGGGAAATGCTAGTTGGACCAGCAAGAGCACTTTTCATGGATGAAATATCAACTGGGTTGGACAGTTCAACTACATTCCAAATTGTAAACTCACTTAGACAGTccattcatatatttaatgGAACTGCTGTTATTTCTCTTCTCCAACCAGCACCAGAAACATATGAATTATTTGACGACATAGTTCTTCTCTCTGATGGCCATATTGTGTATCAAGGTCCCCGCGAAAATGTGTTAGAATTCTTTGAATACATGGGCTTCAAGTGTCCTGAGAGGAAAGGAGTTGCTGATTTCTTACAAGAAGTAAGCCTAAAAATTCTATCAAAACTTTTGCTTCTGAACATATACTTTCTGAATCTTTAATTTATGTTGTTATGTATGTGTTTGTGTGTTTCATCATTAGGTGACTTCAAGGAAAGATCAAGAGCAGTACTGGGCAAACAAAGATGAGCCTTATAGCTTTGTTGCCTCTCAGGAATTTGCTGAAGCTTTTCAATCATTTCATATTGGTCGAAAACTGGGTGATGAACTTGCTACTCCATTTGACAAGTCCAAAAGTCACCCAGCTGCTTTAACAAAGGAGAAATATGGCTGCAGCAAGAAAGAACTACTGAAAGCTTGTATCTCAAGAGAATATTTACTCATGAAGAGAAACTCATTTGTCtacattttcaaaatgtttcagGTGAGTAGCATTGATTCAAACATTTTACTTTTGGTCTTAATCCTGAACAAAGCAACACTATTTTACTTCTACTTCTCCATTTTCAGCTTATTTTGGCTGCAGTAGTGACAATGACACTATTTCTACGGACTGAGATGCACCGGGAAACAGTGGCAGATGGTGGAATTTATCTGGGAACCCTGTTCTTCGCATTGGTTATGATTATGTTCAACGGATTCTCAGAGCTCGCCATGACTATAATGAAACTTCCTGTATTCTACAAGCAAAGGGACCTTCTTTTTTACCCTTCATGGGCTTACTCATTGCCTACATGGGTCCTTAAGATCCCAATCACTTTCGTTGAAGTTGGTGTTTGGGTTTTCACAACTTACTATGTTATAGGCTATGATCCAAATATTAAAAggtgaataaaaagaaaacaccaGCTCAAAATTCGAGTCTCGTTTTTTGGGTATTCAtggagaaaattttgaattgcaGGTTTTTCAGACAGTACTTGATACTCCTATGTGTAAACCAGATGGCGTCTGGACTATTTCGATGTATCGGAGCCATCGGACGGAATATAATTGTTGCAAACACGTTTGGTTCATTTGCTTTACTGTCAGTCTTGGTGCTGGGTGGATTTGTCTTATCACGAGGTGAATCAGTAATACATTTcaaggttttctttttctccaagGAGATTTGAATAGAACTCTGACAGTGAAATCTTTGTTAAATTGCATCAGTTGATGTAAAGAGTTGGTGGCTGTGGGGTTATTGGTTCTCGCCAATGATGTATGGGCAGAATGCTATGGCTGTGAATGAATTTCTGGGGAATAGTTGGAGTCATGTAAGTAAagatttcttattttaaactaTAGTTTAGAAGTTTTAGAATTTGAGCTAATTCTTTAAATAATCTTCTGTTGTAGATACCTCCTAATTCTAAAGAATCATTAGGAGTTCAGGTCATGAAGAGTCGTGGGCTCTTTCCAGAAGCATATTGGTATTGGATTGGAGTAGGAGCTTTGATTGGATATGTATTtctattcaattttctttttacaatGGCTTTAAAGTATCTTGATCGTAAGTACTCTATTCTTATGAGTTTCGGAAAGTAGGGGGTTAAAATTCTTGTAACTTATTGAGTAATTTGTTGCAGCCTTGGGAAAGCCTCAGGCAATTCTAACCCAAGAGGCCTTTGATGAGAAATGTGGTAGCAAAGGAGGGGAGCTAATGGAGCTAACACACAGGGGAAAGTTATCTTCTAGTAAGTCATTTGGATGAAAGATTAATCAACTTTGTGGTATTTGTCAAAGTTGTCACATTAATTCTCATGGTAATTATGCAGAAAGAGGAAATGAAAGCCGAAGAAGTATATCGTCCAGGACTCTTTCTGCAAGGATAGAAAGCTTCTCCGGACCAGAGCAGCACAGAAGGCGGGGAATGATTCTTCCTTTTGAACCTCATTCTATTACCTTCGATGAAATCAGATATGCAGTAGACATGCCACAGGTACAGTCAAGTGCTCAACTTGAAAGGAAGGTGTCCATCTATTGATTTCAGTCATAATAAGATCTTTGAATTGCTTGTCTACAGGAAATGAAAGCTCAAGGTATTGCTGCGGATAGACTAGAACTTTTGAAGGGTTTGAGTGGTGCTTTTAGGCCAGGTGTGCTCACCGCTCTCATGGGAGTAAGTGGGGCTGGAAAGACCACTCTAATGGATGTTTTGTCTGGAAGAAAAACAGGTGGATATATCTCTGGTACAATCACAATATCTGGGTACCTGAAAAAGCAAGAAACATTCGCTCGCATTTCAGGATATTGCGAGCAAACTGATATTCATTCTCCTCATGTTACCGTCTATGAGTCCTTGCTCTATTCTGCTTGGCTTCGGTTGCCTATTGAGGTCAATTCTGATACCAGAAAGGTATTGTTATTGTTTCATATTCgttaattttcttctcttctcttttctctttaagAATATTAGTTGTTGACTGGACtttgaaatgataatttgtAGATGTTTATTAAGGAAGTGATGGAGCTTGTGGAGCTGAACCCAATAAGGGAAGCCCTTGTTGGATTGCCTGGCGTGAATGGGCTCTCAACTGAGCAGAGAAAAAGGCTGACCATCGCAGTAGAACTTGTTGCTAACCCATCAATTATATTCATGGATGAGCCAACTTCTGGCCTTGATGCTCGGGCAGCTGCAATAGTAATGAGAACAGTGAGGAACACGGTGGACACCGGTCGGACAGTGGTTTGCACCATTCACCAGCCTAGTATCGATATATTTGACGCTTTTGatgaggtaaaatgatattcttCAATCTTCATGACTTTACAATCTATTTGTTTACCAATGTTCAGAAAAATAACTTACGTATTGCATTGCAGCTACTTCTATTGAAACGGGGAGGCGAAGAGATATATGTCGGTCCATTAGGCCGCCATTCTTCCCAGTTGATCAAGTACTTTGAGGGAATTGAAGGAGTGCCAAAGATTAGAGATGGTCATAATCCTGCAACCTGGATGTTGGAGGTTACAACAACAGCACAAGAAGCAGGCCTAGGAATCAACTTCACTGACATATACAAAAACTCAGAGTTATACAGGTAGAATATAAACATCAAATGATGCTCAATGATTTTGCACAGTATAGATTCATACAACATTTGGTCAATGTTTAATGCAGGAGAAACAAGAATTTGATCAAAGAATTAAGCACCCCTCCACCAGGTTCAAAAGATCTTTACTTTGGGACCAAATATTCACAATCTTTCTTCACACAATGCAAAGCTTGCTTGTGGAAACAGCATATGTCATACTGGAGAAACCCACCATACACTGCTGTTAGACTTTTCTTCACAACTTTTATAGCTTTGATGTTTGGGACAATTTTCTGGGATATTGGCTCCGAAAGGTATGGTGAAATGCAATGCAAACGACACATTtccaagaaagaaaaatcatttcTTCACCCAGCCGCTAACTCTGGTAAAATGTCATGTTATTGTAGAAAAAGGCAACAAGATCTTTTTAATGCAATGGGCTCCATGTATGCTGCTGTGCTATTCATTGGTGCGCAAAATGCAACATCAGTGCAGCCAGTTGTGGCTATTGAAAGAACAGTGTTTTACAGAGAAAGAGCAGCTGGAATGTATTCAACTTTACCATATGCATTTGGCCAGGTACATCATCTTTGTTGGTCTGTCAAATTCAACCATTGCAGAACTCTCACTGACTGTCGTTGTGTTGCAGGTTGCAATAGAGCTTCCACACATTTTAGTACAGACAATTATATACGGTGTTATAGTATACGCTACAATAGGATTCGACTGGACAGTGAGCAAGTTCTTCTGGTATCTCATCATCATGTACTTGACACTTTTATACTTCACATTCTACGGAATGATGGCAGTCGCTGTTACTCCTAATCACAACATCGCCGCCATAGTATCTTCCTTCTTCTATATAATGTGGAACCTCTTTTCAGGGTTCATCATTCCTCGACCGGTAAGTTACCCAaatgtttcttcttttttcattgaatttaCAAGAGAACTAAAAAGTACACAACTTGCAATGTGACAGAGGATGCCACTGTGGTGGAGATGGTATTATTGGATATGTCCAGTGAGTTACACCTTGTATGGCCTGGTAGTTACACAATTTGGAGATATAGAAGAGACATTAGAATCTGGTGAGAAGGTGAAGGATTTTGTGAGCCATTACTTTGGCTATGACTCTGACTTTGTGGGTATAGTTGGAATCATATTGGCTGGAATTACTGTGTTTTTTGGATTCTGTTTTGCCTTTGCCATTAAGACATTTAACTTCCAGAAAAGATGAGAATATGATATATTTCCCAATACAATtggttaaaaaatttgtaagtttCACCTCCTTATGATCAAGCTTGATGAGGACCCTTTTCAACTTCAAACATAATACAAAATCCAAACAagtgaatttatatattttttcttcattttctgtTCAATTTGTGATGATGAACCTAACTTCTTATAATATATGGCAGTTGAGGTTTCAATTTGCATGGTAGAAATGAAAAACTACAAAACATTAATTTACCAAAGAATTCTGCTGCCATCACCTTGTAGAACAGAAGGCAGGTTCCCGTGGGAGGCGGCAGATCCAAAGATATGATATAAGGGAGTTGAAATtgaataatagtaaaaatataaagggTCAACTAAGACATAATGATATCTAATAAAAGTTCATAAAAATTTTGGGGGTAGTTTGATAGTTTTGATATATTAAACCACTCGATTTTCATACAAAATGTATATTAAACTATGAATTGTTTAAATCTAAAGGGGCAGCTGTGTATTGACGCCGCTTGAGTCTACCACTACTTTTGGGCAACTTTTCACTATCTTGATACAGTAACAAGTGTTTTTGCAAATCACAACATTGTTTGAAAAACCCCAAATTACCAATAATGTTAGGGGGATGAATAGGATTATCTAAAACTTTTatccaaataaaaattcattaaacaaatttatagaCAATTacaaccaaacaaataaattcaataaaatatccAAACAATTAAGTATAAACTATATTCAATAATCTGTCAAAGCATACAACACATATAGAAGCATAAACTTTACTTAGCAATTTATCACAAAcacaatacaaatataaaacataaagtaTATAGAgtaggaaaagaaaatgctcaAAATTTATAGTGGTTCGGAGCTTTCTCTTTCATGTCTCTTACATCCACTCCTTCAAACAAACCACTTGAAGTTTCACTAGTGAAAAATCCTCTCTTTACAACAGTTCTTTGAGATTTCATTTATGTTCACTAGTTGATTCGAGATAACGTCCAACTCAATAGTTATCTGAGATTTTGCCTACTACAAGAGTTATGCGAAATTTCATTCAagtatttgaatataaaaaatattatttgtaaatgtCTCTACAAGGCtgatataagaaaaatgagtacaaatatttctcttaaaaatttgaGTTACAAGCTTGTAagagaaattagagaagaaatgaGTATAGAATTTTACTTGTGTGATCTCTTACATATTCCTTATCAAagagtcttcaatttatagtcttgAATGGTTGGAATAGCTCAAATAACCATTGGTTGGGATAATGTATCCGTTAagcttaaaaaataatgttttagcTTTGAAAAGACAGCGGGACTGGCGTCCTTTCATACATTCTAATTTTGGTGGCTTTGAAATAGTCGTCCAAtggttgaatttttaaaatacgcCATTTTAGGGATGAGCGTCCCTTTTTTCAGGACAGGTGTCCTTTTTTGCACCTTCATAATTCACTTCCAAAAGCTTCAGACAGGAAGGGACTAACAGAGAACTGCCCAAGGAATGGACATCCTAGGTATGGGAATAGACATCCCCATCATGGGAAGAGGTGTCCCTGATCTGAAAATGGGCGTCCTTATTTTGGGGATGGGCATCCCTActtatttgacaaaaattttcaagagtttCAGACTTGTAAAGATAGACATGTGACTAGCAAAGGAATGGGCGTCCTATAGGGGACGAACGTCCAATTtctaaaaagttgaaaaacatatatttcGCACATTTTTCgattataagaattttatgtcaTAGACTTAATTagctcaataaatataaattaataactttaaacttaattttgatataatcaaaacaTTCAGGGGTCTAACATTGTTGAATTAAGCTATAATAGAATGGTCTTGTTATACTATGAATAGTCATGACACAAATTCCAAAGTTTTTGATAGAACATTGAATGAGCAACGAAACAATCCATCCTTGCTTAGAATGATTATAAGTTATAACTAAAATTAGAATTCTTTGAATACGATGATCGTTTCACTGTCTCTACATAAATTGTATAcgttttggaaaattttatattttaaagttttttttataattgtgcATTCAAgtgatataaatatttgtggttaaataaatcaataacgcaaaacaaaacaaaaaccaaaagatGAGGTGGCCACATCAATTGGGATTCAGTTTGATTCTTTAGTATCGAGCAAGACTCAGATAGTCTCAAGAGATATGTTATAGAGCTTGGAAATTCCTAAGTTTCCATATATTTGTAGTAAGACATGTTATCACAATGAGAGTTTAAAGATAGATTTTGAATGATTGAGTTATAGAAGGTCAAGCCAAGAATAGTTTGgagattatataaaaattagtagaGTCTTCGACTACTAAATGACTTTTCACTCGCTTCtctattttctatattttataagTATAGGTAATCGTAATAGTCGCGGTGTGCACATAAgtgtatttttatcatttatgtat
It contains:
- the LOC123200943 gene encoding pleiotropic drug resistance protein 1-like isoform X5, which translates into the protein MTLLLGPPSSGKTTLLLTLAGKLGKDLKFSGRVTYNGHGMEEFVPQRTSAYISQYDLHIGEMTVRETLAFSARCQGVGPRYETLAELSRREKAANIKPDPDIDLYMKAASLEGQETNVVTDYVLKILGLEVCADTMVGDEMIRGISGGQKKRVTTGEMLVGPARALFMDEISTGLDSSTTFQIVNSLRQSIHIFNGTAVISLLQPAPETYELFDDIVLLSDGHIVYQGPRENVLEFFEYMGFKCPERKGVADFLQEVTSRKDQEQYWANKDEPYSFVASQEFAEAFQSFHIGRKLGDELATPFDKSKSHPAALTKEKYGCSKKELLKACISREYLLMKRNSFVYIFKMFQLILAAVVTMTLFLRTEMHRETVADGGIYLGTLFFALVMIMFNGFSELAMTIMKLPVFYKQRDLLFYPSWAYSLPTWVLKIPITFVEVGVWVFTTYYVIGYDPNIKRFFRQYLILLCVNQMASGLFRCIGAIGRNIIVANTFGSFALLSVLVLGGFVLSRVDVKSWWLWGYWFSPMMYGQNAMAVNEFLGNSWSPPNSKESLGVQVMKSRGLFPEAYWYWIGVGALIGYVFLFNFLFTMALKYLDPLGKPQAILTQEAFDEKCGSKGGELMELTHRGKLSSSKRRGMILPFEPHSITFDEIRYAVDMPQEMKAQGIAADRLELLKGLSGAFRPGVLTALMGVSGAGKTTLMDVLSGRKTGGYISGTITISGYLKKQETFARISGYCEQTDIHSPHVTVYESLLYSAWLRLPIEVNSDTRKMFIKEVMELVELNPIREALVGLPGVNGLSTEQRKRLTIAVELVANPSIIFMDEPTSGLDARAAAIVMRTVRNTVDTGRTVVCTIHQPSIDIFDAFDELLLLKRGGEEIYVGPLGRHSSQLIKYFEGIEGVPKIRDGHNPATWMLEVTTTAQEAGLGINFTDIYKNSELYRRNKNLIKELSTPPPGSKDLYFGTKYSQSFFTQCKACLWKQHMSYWRNPPYTAVRLFFTTFIALMFGTIFWDIGSERKRQQDLFNAMGSMYAAVLFIGAQNATSVQPVVAIERTVFYRERAAGMYSTLPYAFGQVAIELPHILVQTIIYGVIVYATIGFDWTVSKFFWYLIIMYLTLLYFTFYGMMAVAVTPNHNIAAIVSSFFYIMWNLFSGFIIPRPRMPLWWRWYYWICPVSYTLYGLVVTQFGDIEETLESGEKVKDFVSHYFGYDSDFVGIVGIILAGITVFFGFCFAFAIKTFNFQKR